One region of Termitidicoccus mucosus genomic DNA includes:
- a CDS encoding M48 family metallopeptidase, protein MKITVILSLISVIIALSGCSSVPETGRRQLIMVSAGDEAKMGLASFEDIKKQEKISIDAKANAQVQRVGQRIAGAVGRDLPNAQWEFVVFDSEQVNAFALPGGKVGVYTGLLKLVASDDELACVMGHEIAHVTSRHGAERVSQNMLASGVSSVGALAMDYYNVAPATRDGVMALYGAGVQVGALLPFSRLHETEADTIGLKFAAGAGYDPRAAAAFWKKMAAKNSGGSTPTWMSTHPSDESRIANLEKLAPQYMPAYENARKAYQ, encoded by the coding sequence ATGAAAATCACGGTCATCCTTTCACTCATTTCGGTCATCATCGCCCTTTCAGGCTGTTCCTCGGTGCCCGAAACCGGGCGCAGGCAGCTCATCATGGTTTCCGCCGGCGACGAGGCGAAGATGGGCCTTGCCTCGTTCGAGGATATCAAGAAGCAGGAAAAGATTTCCATCGACGCCAAGGCCAACGCCCAGGTGCAGCGTGTCGGCCAGCGCATCGCCGGCGCCGTCGGCCGCGACCTGCCCAACGCGCAATGGGAATTTGTCGTGTTCGATTCGGAGCAGGTCAACGCCTTCGCGCTTCCCGGAGGAAAAGTCGGCGTTTACACCGGCCTGCTCAAGCTGGTGGCGAGCGACGACGAGCTCGCCTGCGTGATGGGCCACGAAATCGCCCACGTCACCTCGCGCCACGGCGCGGAACGCGTTTCGCAAAACATGCTCGCGAGCGGCGTAAGCTCGGTGGGCGCGCTCGCCATGGATTATTACAACGTCGCCCCCGCCACGCGTGACGGCGTGATGGCGCTTTACGGCGCGGGCGTGCAGGTCGGCGCGCTGCTGCCCTTCTCGCGCCTGCACGAAACGGAAGCCGACACCATCGGCCTGAAATTCGCGGCTGGCGCCGGTTACGACCCGCGCGCGGCGGCCGCCTTCTGGAAAAAAATGGCGGCCAAAAACTCCGGCGGTTCCACGCCCACCTGGATGTCCACCCACCCCTCCGACGAGTCGCGCATCGCCAATCTCGAAAAACTCGCCCCGCAATACATGCCGGCCTATGAAAATGCCAGGAAGGCGTATCAATGA
- a CDS encoding tRNA (cytidine(34)-2'-O)-methyltransferase, whose product MLHIVLFQPEIPQNTGNIGRMCALTRSRLHLIHPLGFKITDARLRRAGMDYWYSLDVHHHDDWAAFRASPAAPEGRLWLLTTSSRRSFWDAGFADGDGLVFGNEGHGAPAWLHEEIGPERSIAIPHANPALRSLNLSTAAGIACYEALRQTGLLR is encoded by the coding sequence ATGCTCCACATCGTCCTTTTCCAACCCGAGATACCCCAGAACACCGGCAACATCGGGCGCATGTGCGCGCTCACCCGCTCGCGCCTGCACCTGATTCATCCGCTCGGCTTCAAGATCACCGATGCCCGGCTTCGCCGCGCCGGCATGGACTACTGGTATTCGCTCGATGTGCACCACCACGACGACTGGGCGGCATTTCGCGCCAGCCCCGCCGCCCCGGAGGGGCGGCTCTGGTTGCTCACGACCTCGAGCCGGCGCAGTTTTTGGGACGCCGGCTTCGCCGACGGCGACGGGCTCGTTTTTGGCAACGAAGGCCACGGCGCGCCCGCGTGGCTGCATGAGGAAATCGGGCCGGAGCGGTCCATCGCCATCCCGCATGCGAATCCCGCCTTGCGCTCGCTCAACCTCAGCACGGCGGCGGGCATCGCGTGCTACGAGGCATTGCGGCAGACCGGGCTGCTTCGGTGA
- a CDS encoding SDR family NAD(P)-dependent oxidoreductase: MGKKTEMKKVVITGVTRGLGRALAEELITRGHLVIGCGRGAEGIIDLRFAHAAPHDFSVVDVTEPVKVELWAERVLGMHGAPDLLINNAALMNDPAPLWEVPAEKFSRLIDVNIKGTANVIRAFAPAMVKAGRGVIVNYSSGWGRSVDAKVAPYCASKWAIEGLTRALAEELPEGMAAVSLNPGVIDTDMLRQCWAEGAEGHAKPAEWAKRAADVVFGFGPKDNGRPASV; this comes from the coding sequence ATGGGCAAAAAAACTGAAATGAAGAAGGTTGTCATCACCGGCGTCACCCGCGGGTTGGGGCGCGCGCTGGCGGAGGAGCTTATTACGCGGGGGCATCTCGTGATCGGGTGCGGACGCGGCGCCGAGGGGATCATCGATCTGCGTTTCGCGCATGCCGCGCCGCATGATTTCTCCGTCGTGGACGTGACCGAGCCGGTCAAGGTCGAGCTTTGGGCGGAGCGCGTGCTGGGGATGCACGGCGCGCCGGATTTGTTGATCAACAACGCGGCGTTGATGAACGATCCCGCGCCGCTCTGGGAGGTGCCGGCGGAGAAGTTTTCGCGGCTGATCGACGTGAACATAAAAGGCACGGCCAATGTCATCCGCGCGTTTGCGCCCGCGATGGTGAAGGCGGGGCGCGGCGTGATCGTGAATTACAGCTCGGGCTGGGGGAGGTCGGTGGATGCGAAGGTCGCGCCGTATTGCGCATCGAAGTGGGCCATCGAGGGATTGACGCGCGCGCTGGCCGAGGAACTACCGGAGGGCATGGCGGCGGTGTCGCTCAATCCGGGTGTGATCGACACCGACATGCTGCGCCAGTGCTGGGCGGAAGGCGCGGAGGGGCACGCGAAGCCGGCCGAATGGGCGAAGCGCGCGGCGGACGTGGTGTTCGGTTTCGGCCCCAAGGACAATGGCCGGCCGGCGAGCGTGTGA
- a CDS encoding alpha/beta hydrolase, which yields MKTHFKNSGITLGISSIFMLAVAGILQAQSLSPENLEKTPAIQTSGTAPARKSKPGLPPPPIPTYENVAYGKHKQHVLDFWKAESATPTPVVFYIHGGAWNGGDKVSVSGPEYGTVEAYLAEGISVVSINYRYIKEAEADGIVPPVKGPLGDAARALQFVRSKAKEWNIDKTRIAATGGSAGACTSLWLAFHDDLADPQSSDPVARESTRLKCVAVASAQTSLDPKQMRDWIPNIKYGAHAFGFKKDYKKKIESFDVFYANREKILPWIAEYSPYALVTPDDPPLFMIYKSTPNIGKEASNATHSSNFGQKLYERCKEVGVPCTFVHRSTPEKDRMTIKDFLLQQLKGCQKECKPQKK from the coding sequence ATGAAAACACACTTTAAAAATTCCGGTATCACGCTGGGTATTTCCAGCATCTTTATGCTGGCCGTGGCGGGAATCCTGCAGGCTCAATCCCTCTCACCAGAAAATCTCGAAAAAACACCTGCAATTCAAACAAGCGGCACCGCTCCCGCACGCAAATCCAAGCCCGGCCTGCCGCCGCCGCCCATCCCGACATATGAAAACGTCGCCTATGGAAAACATAAGCAGCACGTCCTCGATTTCTGGAAAGCCGAATCTGCGACCCCCACGCCCGTAGTGTTTTATATCCATGGCGGCGCATGGAATGGCGGAGACAAAGTGAGCGTTTCCGGCCCCGAATATGGCACTGTCGAAGCCTATCTCGCCGAGGGCATATCGGTCGTTTCAATAAACTATCGCTATATAAAGGAAGCCGAGGCAGACGGCATCGTCCCTCCCGTGAAAGGTCCGCTGGGTGACGCTGCCCGCGCGCTCCAGTTTGTGCGCAGCAAAGCGAAGGAATGGAATATCGACAAAACGCGCATCGCCGCCACGGGCGGTTCGGCCGGCGCATGCACAAGCCTTTGGCTCGCCTTCCACGATGATCTTGCCGATCCCCAAAGCTCCGATCCGGTCGCCCGCGAATCCACCCGCCTCAAATGTGTCGCGGTCGCGTCGGCGCAAACCTCGCTCGACCCGAAGCAAATGAGGGACTGGATTCCCAATATAAAATACGGCGCGCATGCCTTCGGTTTCAAAAAAGACTATAAGAAAAAAATAGAATCTTTTGACGTATTTTATGCGAACCGTGAAAAAATCCTGCCGTGGATTGCCGAATATTCCCCATACGCGTTGGTCACGCCCGATGATCCACCGCTCTTCATGATCTATAAAAGCACGCCGAATATCGGCAAGGAAGCGAGCAACGCCACCCACTCGTCGAACTTCGGACAAAAACTCTATGAGCGGTGCAAGGAAGTCGGCGTGCCCTGCACATTCGTCCACCGCAGCACTCCGGAAAAAGACCGGATGACGATAAAAGACTTTCTCCTTCAGCAACTGAAAGGCTGCCAAAAGGAATGCAAGCCGCAGAAGAAATAA
- the lpxA gene encoding acyl-ACP--UDP-N-acetylglucosamine O-acyltransferase: MASNIHPTAVIEPGVEIGADVEIGAYAFVGGTVRIGDRTRLHHHACVEGDTHIGRECEIFPFANIGAKTQDLKYHGGTPGVRIGDRNVFREYVTVHAATGDGGLTVVGNDNLILAYCHIAHDCQLGNHIIMSSYAGLAGHVVVEDHVTIGANAGVHQFCRMGAYAMLGGLSKIVQDVAPFMIADGNPAVIRSINKVGLERKGFTAEQIERIKLVHRLLFRDGLNRSQALEKIAAHPQSDSAEMRDILEFARKSERGLAPGA, translated from the coding sequence ATGGCCTCAAACATCCACCCCACCGCGGTCATCGAACCCGGTGTCGAAATTGGCGCCGACGTCGAAATCGGCGCCTACGCCTTTGTCGGCGGCACGGTGCGCATCGGCGACCGCACCCGCCTTCATCATCACGCCTGCGTCGAGGGCGACACGCACATCGGCCGCGAGTGCGAGATTTTTCCCTTCGCCAACATCGGCGCGAAGACGCAGGATTTGAAATATCACGGCGGGACCCCCGGCGTGCGCATCGGCGACCGCAACGTGTTCCGCGAATATGTCACGGTGCACGCCGCGACCGGCGACGGCGGGCTCACCGTGGTCGGCAACGACAACCTCATCCTCGCCTACTGCCATATCGCGCATGACTGCCAGCTCGGAAACCACATCATCATGAGCAGCTACGCGGGGCTGGCCGGCCACGTGGTCGTGGAGGATCACGTGACGATCGGCGCCAACGCCGGCGTCCACCAATTCTGCCGCATGGGCGCGTATGCGATGCTCGGCGGTCTCTCCAAGATCGTGCAGGACGTCGCCCCCTTCATGATCGCCGACGGCAATCCCGCCGTCATCCGCTCCATCAACAAGGTCGGCCTCGAGCGCAAGGGCTTCACCGCCGAGCAGATCGAGCGCATCAAGCTCGTGCACCGCCTCCTGTTCCGCGACGGGTTGAACCGTTCGCAGGCGCTGGAGAAAATCGCCGCGCATCCGCAGTCGGATAGCGCCGAGATGCGGGACATCCTGGAATTCGCGCGAAAGAGTGAGCGCGGACTCGCACCAGGAGCGTGA
- the hisF gene encoding imidazole glycerol phosphate synthase subunit HisF, producing MLNRRIIPCLDVTNGRVVKGVKFQELRDAGDPVECAKAYDAQGADELVFLDITASSDGRGIMHDVVARTAEQCFMPLTVGGGLRTVDDIERMLKSGADKVSLNTSAIQNPRLVADASRRFGNQCIVVAIDAKREPDGKTWRVYTHGGRNATELDAVAWARQAVSLGAGEILLTSMDCDGMQTGYDCALTRAVSDAVTVPVIASGGAGRLEHFADVLDEGHASAVLAASLFHFGTLTVPQVKAWLASRGIPVRLTDAA from the coding sequence ATGCTTAACCGCCGAATCATCCCCTGTCTTGATGTGACCAACGGACGCGTCGTCAAAGGCGTGAAGTTCCAGGAACTGCGCGATGCCGGCGACCCGGTCGAGTGCGCCAAGGCCTACGACGCGCAGGGCGCGGACGAACTGGTGTTCCTCGACATCACCGCCTCCAGCGACGGGCGCGGCATCATGCACGACGTTGTGGCGCGCACCGCCGAACAGTGCTTCATGCCGCTCACCGTCGGCGGCGGGCTGCGCACGGTCGATGACATCGAGCGCATGTTGAAGAGCGGCGCCGACAAGGTCTCGCTCAACACCTCCGCCATCCAGAATCCGCGGCTGGTCGCGGACGCGTCGCGACGCTTCGGCAACCAGTGCATCGTCGTCGCCATCGACGCCAAGCGGGAGCCCGACGGGAAAACCTGGCGGGTTTACACCCACGGCGGACGCAACGCCACCGAACTCGACGCGGTCGCATGGGCGCGCCAAGCGGTGTCGCTCGGCGCGGGCGAGATTCTTCTCACCAGCATGGATTGCGACGGCATGCAGACCGGCTACGACTGCGCGCTCACCCGCGCGGTCAGCGACGCGGTCACGGTGCCGGTCATTGCCAGCGGCGGCGCCGGACGGCTGGAGCATTTCGCGGACGTGCTCGACGAGGGCCATGCGAGCGCGGTGCTGGCCGCGAGCCTGTTCCACTTCGGCACGCTGACGGTTCCGCAGGTAAAAGCCTGGCTCGCCTCGCGCGGGATTCCGGTGCGCCTGACGGACGCCGCGTGA
- a CDS encoding outer membrane beta-barrel protein produces the protein MWLASVTLSLADASAQTSAPTGSVTGHVYDASIDQFVRNAEISVEGTSIAVASEDGGYYRLDNLPAGPSTLILKYSGRQTRTFTVNVVPGGATPFEMELGAAIGPPAGKNDDVILLEKFTVTGEREGNAKAYMEQKASMNMKNVVASDVFGEIADGNVAEFLKYMPGLTTNDSDEARDVSIRGLNSKYGGLTMDGNRLASGSGEVGSFSFDQISLTSIDSIEVNKVLTAELDGDAPAGIINVRTKSPLDQKRMHLNWAMTLSGNSYDISLDKKPGFGDQSIRRVRPAGSFSYSDNFLGRKLGISLSASRSDYVAHQEILRQYYNYGTTGLGTPYVNDMRIYDTDKRYIRDALDFGVDFQATRALRFQLRMTYASINTESHQYVSRFYASASAPEASATYMRSTDGGGQLQLGNGGSRVKEGATFAIMPSFTYKKSNLTIDGRFGYSRSYTDDADLEHGYFQYAMVNMTGVTVGASRADTDSTAWNIVVDRDISDPANFASYQNRALDTHDEQEMYTSALNLKWIIPWSVPAFIKTGVAYRATVRRKEDNSAYYSYLGPDRISGTPDDSYAGWVSSKSFTNHYGINIYDTNGTLMDIKLPSRTQLATIFREHSPDSADPWFTGDKNDEFETWFLNRVNYWEEIPAAYVMGNAKFGRLQLQAGVRWEHTGQHINLLPDPYADEEMTAMGLPITPKDEAYLQAKYKGGRRAWKEIEYDDLFASASARWIFTQNLFLRAGFAQAIHRPSVTQLQDFSQITEDALDDEDLTSININLQPERSNNYSIEIEYYFEPSGKLSASVFCNDIKDVIYKRSYVLFDENNNPKYRSKWENGERLTMRGFELEYSQAYTFLPGFLRYTGLFANYTHVFFDKDNMEKEKLSAGTVPQNASAGIWFDNRKLSVRLKSVWRDETFYQASQYPKDGPADYYYNVLRREPSIRFDLDMEYRFKFDSLSLSFFVTGRNILNESRRTYSNVKGRLYEESLLGAMWTAGIKGAF, from the coding sequence GTGTGGCTCGCGTCCGTCACGCTGTCGCTTGCGGACGCCTCCGCGCAAACGTCGGCGCCGACAGGGAGTGTCACCGGACATGTTTACGACGCCTCCATCGACCAGTTTGTGCGCAACGCCGAAATCTCGGTGGAAGGCACGTCCATCGCCGTTGCGTCGGAGGACGGCGGCTATTACCGCTTGGACAACCTGCCCGCCGGACCGTCCACGCTCATCCTGAAATACTCCGGACGGCAAACGCGCACGTTCACGGTGAATGTCGTGCCGGGAGGCGCAACCCCGTTTGAAATGGAGCTGGGCGCGGCCATCGGTCCGCCGGCGGGGAAGAACGACGACGTGATTCTGCTGGAAAAGTTCACCGTCACCGGCGAACGCGAGGGCAACGCCAAGGCCTACATGGAGCAAAAGGCCTCCATGAACATGAAGAATGTGGTGGCGTCCGATGTGTTTGGCGAGATCGCCGACGGGAACGTTGCCGAATTTTTGAAATACATGCCCGGCCTCACCACCAATGACTCCGATGAAGCGCGCGATGTGAGCATCCGCGGCCTGAATTCGAAATATGGAGGGTTGACCATGGATGGCAACCGCCTCGCGAGTGGCTCCGGTGAAGTAGGATCATTCAGTTTTGACCAGATTTCCCTGACCAGCATCGACTCGATCGAGGTGAACAAGGTGCTGACCGCGGAACTGGATGGCGACGCGCCGGCGGGTATCATCAATGTGCGGACAAAAAGCCCGTTGGATCAAAAACGCATGCACCTGAATTGGGCCATGACCTTGTCGGGCAACTCGTATGACATATCTCTCGACAAGAAGCCCGGCTTCGGCGACCAGAGCATCCGCAGGGTGCGGCCGGCCGGCTCCTTCAGCTATTCGGATAATTTTCTCGGACGAAAACTGGGGATATCTCTCTCGGCAAGCCGCTCGGACTATGTCGCCCATCAGGAGATACTCAGGCAATATTATAATTATGGGACCACGGGACTTGGCACTCCCTATGTGAACGACATGCGCATTTATGACACGGACAAACGCTACATTCGCGACGCGCTGGATTTCGGCGTGGACTTTCAGGCCACCAGGGCGCTGCGCTTTCAACTGCGCATGACTTATGCGAGTATAAACACCGAGTCCCACCAATATGTCTCACGTTTTTACGCCAGCGCCTCCGCGCCCGAGGCCAGCGCCACTTATATGCGCTCCACCGATGGCGGAGGCCAGTTGCAACTGGGCAACGGAGGCAGCCGTGTCAAGGAAGGCGCCACGTTTGCCATCATGCCCAGCTTCACCTACAAAAAGAGCAATCTCACGATTGACGGGCGATTTGGTTATTCCCGCTCTTACACGGACGACGCTGACTTGGAGCATGGATATTTCCAATACGCGATGGTCAACATGACAGGCGTGACCGTTGGTGCGAGTCGCGCCGATACTGATTCCACGGCTTGGAACATTGTCGTGGACAGGGACATCAGCGATCCGGCCAACTTCGCATCTTATCAAAATCGGGCCTTGGACACCCACGACGAACAGGAAATGTACACTAGCGCGTTGAACCTCAAATGGATCATCCCTTGGTCTGTTCCCGCTTTTATCAAAACCGGCGTCGCATACAGGGCGACGGTTCGTCGCAAGGAGGATAACTCGGCATATTACTCTTATCTCGGGCCGGATCGCATCTCGGGCACGCCGGATGATAGTTATGCGGGCTGGGTTTCGTCAAAATCGTTCACCAATCATTATGGCATCAATATCTACGACACGAACGGGACACTGATGGATATCAAGCTGCCGAGCCGCACGCAACTGGCCACGATTTTTCGCGAGCACTCGCCGGATAGCGCCGATCCGTGGTTCACGGGCGACAAAAATGATGAATTCGAGACTTGGTTTCTAAATCGCGTCAATTACTGGGAGGAAATCCCCGCCGCGTATGTGATGGGCAATGCCAAATTTGGACGACTGCAACTACAGGCGGGTGTGCGCTGGGAACACACCGGACAACACATCAACCTCCTGCCCGATCCCTATGCGGACGAGGAAATGACAGCCATGGGGCTGCCCATAACACCAAAGGATGAAGCCTACTTGCAGGCAAAATACAAAGGCGGGCGGCGCGCATGGAAAGAAATCGAGTATGACGATTTATTTGCCAGCGCCTCCGCGCGGTGGATATTCACACAGAATCTCTTCCTGCGCGCCGGCTTTGCCCAGGCGATTCATCGCCCCAGCGTGACCCAGCTTCAGGATTTTTCGCAAATAACTGAAGACGCGCTGGACGACGAAGATTTAACTAGCATAAACATTAATCTACAGCCCGAGCGTTCCAATAATTATTCGATTGAGATCGAATATTATTTTGAGCCTTCGGGAAAGTTGTCGGCGAGTGTTTTTTGCAATGATATAAAGGATGTCATTTATAAGCGCAGCTATGTGCTATTCGACGAAAATAATAATCCGAAATATCGCTCCAAATGGGAAAATGGCGAACGGCTGACCATGCGGGGCTTCGAGCTTGAATACAGCCAGGCTTACACATTTTTGCCGGGGTTCCTCCGCTACACCGGTCTCTTTGCCAATTACACACATGTGTTTTTTGACAAGGACAACATGGAAAAGGAAAAACTCAGCGCCGGGACGGTTCCCCAAAACGCATCCGCGGGCATCTGGTTCGACAACCGGAAGCTCTCCGTGCGCTTGAAAAGCGTGTGGAGGGACGAGACTTTTTATCAGGCCAGCCAGTATCCCAAGGATGGGCCGGCGGATTATTACTATAATGTTCTCCGTCGCGAGCCTTCCATAAGATTTGATCTGGACATGGAATATAGGTTCAAGTTCGACAGCCTATCGTTGTCTTTCTTCGTGACGGGACGCAACATACTGAATGAGTCCCGCCGAACTTACTCGAACGTAAAGGGGCGTCTTTATGAGGAATCATTGCTCGGCGCCATGTGGACCGCCGGCATCAAGGGGGCCTTTTAA